In Listeria cossartiae subsp. cossartiae, one genomic interval encodes:
- a CDS encoding cobalt-precorrin-7 (C(5))-methyltransferase, with the protein MITVVGIGPGDTKLLINEAKLAISTADIVYGSTRQLQEIAALTTATPKLLPKKLAELKNIPHQNQQVVILASGDPLLYGIGNWAMANFAEDVRIIPGISAIQMMFHQIKLPMNDCFITSSHGKTPNFDFLLQHEKVAMVTDTIIGPYEIAAEILKRNLNKMMFIGENLSAKEERIHKLKPEDVAKKYDMNVVVIIDEG; encoded by the coding sequence ATGATTACCGTAGTTGGAATTGGACCAGGTGATACCAAACTATTAATCAATGAGGCAAAATTGGCGATAAGCACAGCGGATATAGTATACGGCTCAACAAGGCAATTACAAGAAATTGCTGCATTAACAACTGCAACGCCAAAGCTTTTACCAAAAAAACTGGCTGAGTTGAAAAATATCCCTCATCAAAATCAACAGGTAGTGATTTTAGCATCAGGTGATCCACTGCTTTACGGAATTGGTAACTGGGCGATGGCGAATTTTGCGGAAGATGTTCGGATTATCCCGGGAATTAGTGCGATTCAAATGATGTTTCACCAAATCAAATTACCAATGAATGATTGTTTTATTACGAGCAGTCATGGCAAAACGCCAAATTTTGATTTTCTATTACAACATGAAAAAGTTGCAATGGTGACAGATACAATTATCGGTCCATATGAAATTGCAGCAGAAATTTTAAAACGAAACTTAAACAAAATGATGTTTATTGGTGAAAATTTAAGCGCTAAAGAAGAACGAATTCACAAGTTAAAGCCCGAAGATGTGGCAAAAAAATACGATATGAATGTAGTGGTGATTATAGATGAAGGATGA
- a CDS encoding decarboxylating cobalt-precorrin-6B (C(15))-methyltransferase, whose protein sequence is MKDEVFIRGKVPMTKAEVRAASIDLLSLDDTSKNFLDVGAGTGSVGLQVACNFPQIHVTAIERNPDAVDLIKQNQAKFGLENVNVIEAYAPIELPETETFDAIFIGGSGGNLTDIIDWSLAHLNVGGSLVLNFILLENALTAMNHLEKITVSELTMKQIQVSNWHKLGAGHYFEPQNPTIIIGCKKLEE, encoded by the coding sequence ATGAAGGATGAAGTATTTATTCGCGGAAAAGTGCCAATGACAAAAGCAGAAGTCCGAGCGGCGAGCATTGATTTGCTTAGTTTAGACGATACGAGTAAAAATTTCCTTGATGTTGGCGCGGGAACAGGGAGCGTTGGCTTGCAAGTAGCTTGTAATTTCCCACAAATCCACGTTACTGCGATTGAGCGAAACCCAGATGCTGTCGATTTAATTAAACAAAATCAAGCTAAGTTTGGTTTAGAGAATGTCAATGTCATCGAAGCTTATGCGCCAATCGAATTGCCTGAAACCGAAACTTTCGATGCAATTTTTATAGGCGGAAGTGGCGGCAATTTAACCGATATTATTGATTGGTCACTCGCACATTTGAACGTGGGTGGCAGTTTAGTTCTTAATTTTATTTTGTTAGAAAATGCGTTAACAGCGATGAACCATTTAGAAAAAATAACCGTGAGCGAATTAACGATGAAACAAATTCAAGTTTCGAATTGGCATAAACTTGGGGCAGGGCATTACTTTGAACCACAAAATCCAACCATCATTATTGGCTGTAAAAAACTAGAGGAGTGA
- a CDS encoding cobalt-precorrin-4 methyltransferase, translating to MAEVHFVGAGPGDKELITLKGYQLLKDADVVIYAGSLVNPELLEYCKPDCEIHNSASMNLIEIIDCMEAGVTAGKEVVRLQTGDFSIYGSIREQVEEMKKRSIPFTCTPGVSSFLGAASSFGVEYTVPEVSQSVIITRMAGRTPVPSRESLRSYAAHQTSMVIFLSVQGIRKVVSELIKGGYKPETPAAVIYKATWAEEKKVTGTLADIAEKVTEAGITKTALIMVGDFLGEEFYYSKLYDKDFKHEYR from the coding sequence ATGGCAGAAGTACATTTCGTCGGAGCAGGACCTGGAGATAAAGAATTAATCACATTAAAAGGATATCAATTATTAAAAGATGCGGATGTCGTTATTTATGCTGGATCTCTCGTGAATCCAGAGTTGCTGGAATATTGTAAGCCCGACTGCGAAATCCATAATAGTGCGAGCATGAACTTAATCGAAATTATTGACTGCATGGAAGCCGGCGTAACAGCTGGGAAAGAAGTTGTTCGTTTGCAAACAGGTGACTTCTCTATTTATGGATCGATTCGTGAGCAAGTTGAGGAAATGAAAAAACGTTCGATTCCATTTACTTGTACGCCAGGTGTAAGTTCATTCCTCGGTGCGGCGAGTAGTTTTGGCGTCGAATATACGGTTCCAGAAGTTAGCCAAAGTGTGATTATTACGCGAATGGCTGGCAGAACACCGGTGCCGTCGCGCGAATCTCTTAGATCATACGCCGCGCACCAAACATCGATGGTTATTTTCTTATCCGTTCAAGGCATTCGAAAAGTCGTTTCCGAATTAATCAAAGGTGGCTATAAACCAGAGACTCCGGCGGCCGTTATTTATAAAGCAACTTGGGCGGAAGAAAAGAAAGTAACGGGAACTTTAGCCGATATCGCGGAAAAAGTGACCGAAGCTGGCATTACGAAAACGGCATTAATTATGGTTGGTGATTTCCTTGGAGAAGAATTTTACTATTCCAAGCTATACGACAAGGATTTCAAACATGAGTACAGATAA
- the cbiG gene encoding cobalt-precorrin 5A hydrolase, with protein MSTDKIAIIAVTERGRDLAITLAETVSATIFVPEKHRNEQTHALLPDFGTAMRRIFNDYQALICIMATGIAVRTLAPVIEDKLSDPAVLVMDEYGQFIISLLSGHVGGANALTEEIATITGGVAVITTATDRANVAAIDNIAKQLDGYLPDFKATTKRINGLLAAGKEVGLHVDEPFEVDTRGFTNKEVSPQIFISTKNNLPTAKIERIQLVPRQFILGVGCRKGISAETIDTVFTHFCEQENIHPRAFRAIHSITLKAEEPAILHLAEQWGIEFIVHSAEELQTVAGKYPTSAFVQKTVQVGNVALSSADIGSNGNVITSRFAENGVTFAAGKLIKNSEVAK; from the coding sequence ATGAGTACAGATAAAATCGCGATAATTGCTGTCACTGAACGTGGTCGTGATTTAGCAATAACCTTAGCGGAAACAGTATCCGCGACAATTTTTGTACCAGAAAAACATCGAAATGAACAGACGCACGCTTTATTGCCTGATTTTGGCACGGCGATGCGGCGGATTTTCAACGACTATCAAGCCTTAATTTGTATAATGGCGACCGGAATTGCCGTTCGAACGCTGGCTCCAGTGATAGAAGATAAACTTTCAGATCCAGCAGTACTCGTCATGGATGAATATGGCCAATTTATCATTAGTTTACTTTCCGGTCATGTTGGTGGAGCGAATGCGTTAACCGAAGAAATTGCTACAATAACAGGCGGTGTGGCAGTTATTACAACCGCTACTGACCGAGCAAATGTAGCTGCGATTGATAATATCGCTAAACAATTAGACGGTTATTTGCCTGATTTTAAAGCAACAACGAAACGTATTAATGGCTTACTCGCAGCGGGAAAAGAAGTCGGTTTGCACGTAGATGAGCCGTTTGAAGTTGATACGCGAGGTTTTACTAACAAAGAAGTGAGTCCGCAAATTTTCATTTCAACTAAAAATAATTTACCAACCGCAAAAATAGAACGAATCCAGCTAGTGCCTAGGCAATTTATTCTCGGAGTCGGCTGTCGAAAAGGCATTTCAGCGGAAACAATCGATACCGTATTTACACATTTTTGTGAACAAGAAAACATACATCCGCGAGCATTTCGCGCAATTCATAGCATTACACTCAAAGCGGAAGAACCAGCAATTCTACATTTAGCGGAACAGTGGGGCATCGAGTTTATCGTTCATTCAGCGGAAGAATTGCAAACAGTCGCTGGGAAATACCCAACGTCCGCATTTGTTCAAAAAACCGTACAAGTAGGAAATGTCGCCTTATCATCAGCAGATATTGGTAGTAATGGAAACGTGATTACGAGCCGATTTGCCGAAAATGGCGTGACATTCGCAGCAGGAAAATTAATTAAAAACAGTGAGGTGGCAAAATGA
- the cobJ gene encoding precorrin-3B C(17)-methyltransferase translates to MIYVIGIGPGDKRLMTGEALQAIEDADVIVGYVTYIKLIKELIKDKEVVKTGMRREIDRCQEAVNIALTGKKVAVVSSGDAGIYGMAGLVLELAEKSDPNLEVKVIPGITASIGAAAVLGAPIMHDFCHISLSDLMTPWEVIEKRLTHAAMADFVVCFYNPRSKGRANHLANAFQKMMEHKSGDTVVGIVKDVGRKEERKIITTMRDIDYELVDMTTMVIVGNKETYVKNGKMITPRGYSL, encoded by the coding sequence ATGATTTATGTAATCGGAATTGGCCCAGGAGACAAACGTTTAATGACTGGCGAAGCACTGCAAGCAATAGAAGATGCAGACGTTATCGTTGGTTATGTAACCTATATCAAACTAATCAAAGAGCTAATTAAAGATAAAGAAGTAGTGAAAACGGGGATGCGCCGTGAAATCGATCGCTGCCAAGAAGCCGTAAATATCGCATTAACAGGCAAAAAAGTGGCTGTTGTTTCCAGTGGTGATGCTGGGATTTACGGGATGGCTGGTTTGGTTTTAGAACTGGCAGAAAAAAGTGATCCCAACCTAGAAGTCAAAGTAATCCCGGGAATTACCGCAAGTATTGGAGCGGCCGCAGTTCTCGGCGCGCCAATCATGCACGATTTTTGCCATATTAGTTTAAGCGATTTAATGACGCCGTGGGAAGTCATCGAAAAACGTTTAACGCATGCGGCAATGGCTGATTTTGTCGTTTGCTTTTACAACCCACGAAGTAAAGGTCGCGCGAACCATTTAGCGAACGCTTTTCAAAAAATGATGGAACATAAATCAGGAGATACGGTTGTTGGTATCGTCAAAGATGTTGGTCGCAAAGAAGAACGGAAAATTATTACAACAATGCGTGATATTGATTATGAACTAGTAGATATGACAACGATGGTCATTGTAGGTAACAAAGAAACCTACGTGAAAAATGGCAAAATGATCACACCACGAGGCTACTCTCTATGA
- the cobK gene encoding precorrin-6A reductase, giving the protein MIFVLGGTSDSLIISDWLTETKQAFILSVATDYGEILANQHAENVFCGRLSKEAMLEKWHGEKVHLVIDATHPFATIVSETAMDACKEANIPYIRFERTSEQTDNTYLVNDINEACTVAAKLGQRIFLTTGSKNLPEFVKGLKQQHIIARILPVSDVIRSAEELGLVADQIIGMKGPFTTEANRTQLEMTGADVLITKESGKQGGFQEKLTAAAELNIPVIVIRRKKLNYPIEINHLTELPEILTQLEVY; this is encoded by the coding sequence ATGATTTTCGTACTTGGCGGGACTTCGGATAGCTTGATCATTAGTGATTGGCTAACGGAAACAAAGCAAGCCTTCATCCTCTCTGTCGCAACAGATTACGGAGAAATTTTAGCTAATCAGCACGCCGAAAACGTATTTTGCGGCAGATTATCGAAAGAAGCAATGCTTGAAAAATGGCACGGTGAAAAGGTTCATCTTGTCATTGATGCGACCCATCCATTCGCGACCATCGTTTCTGAAACCGCAATGGATGCATGCAAAGAAGCGAACATTCCTTATATTCGTTTCGAACGCACAAGCGAACAAACGGACAACACTTATTTAGTCAATGATATCAACGAAGCCTGCACAGTCGCAGCAAAATTAGGACAACGTATTTTCCTGACAACTGGCAGCAAAAATTTACCGGAATTTGTGAAAGGTCTAAAACAACAACATATCATCGCCCGTATTTTACCTGTATCTGACGTGATTCGTTCAGCAGAAGAACTCGGACTCGTTGCCGACCAAATCATCGGCATGAAAGGACCGTTCACGACAGAAGCAAACCGAACACAATTAGAAATGACTGGGGCAGATGTTTTAATCACCAAAGAAAGCGGCAAACAAGGCGGCTTCCAAGAAAAACTTACGGCAGCAGCAGAACTAAATATTCCCGTCATTGTCATTCGCCGCAAAAAATTAAATTATCCAATCGAAATAAATCATTTAACCGAACTACCAGAAATTTTAACTCAATTGGAGGTCTACTAA
- the cobA gene encoding uroporphyrinogen-III C-methyltransferase, whose protein sequence is MGKVMLIGAGPGDAQLLTVKGLAALQKADVIVYDRLVEPAMLQERKASCKLIYVGKEPLHHPIPQDEIEQILVREAATNELVVRLKAGDPYVFGRGGEEGETLYKAGIPFEVIPGITSAIGGLAYAGIPVTHRDFASSFHVITGHLKKGRDPLDWEALARLEGTLVFLMGMTNLPNICANLLENGRKAETGVAIVQWASRGKQLTVTGNLQTIEQKVAESGISSPALIVVGDVVSLRPQLNFFEEMPLFHTKVLLPRARAGKSMLAEQIRDLGGEVTMYPNIQVLDKTPTKTKEALCKVSELLFTSKEAVERFFDYLATLDLDIRSLKNTHLTAIGKQTKEAFNEKGIIPDSFIKRRSTELILEHLARFQNNASNLIIGSVVDTAEVSAILSEVGALEMMPLYDMRPVTERPFDLASFEQVCFSSSRSVQNLLDVLTTEEKAILQTKTILSIGRFTSATLQSFGITNFIEAEAATPESLIELIQKTKVEGVPQ, encoded by the coding sequence ATGGGAAAAGTCATGTTAATTGGCGCAGGTCCAGGAGATGCACAACTGCTCACCGTGAAAGGACTAGCTGCCCTGCAAAAGGCGGATGTTATCGTCTATGATCGCCTCGTGGAACCAGCAATGCTTCAAGAACGAAAAGCTAGCTGTAAACTAATTTATGTCGGAAAAGAACCATTACACCATCCAATTCCCCAAGATGAAATCGAGCAAATACTTGTAAGAGAAGCTGCGACGAATGAGCTAGTTGTTCGTTTAAAAGCAGGCGACCCGTATGTGTTTGGTCGCGGTGGGGAAGAAGGAGAAACACTTTACAAAGCTGGAATCCCGTTTGAAGTTATCCCGGGAATCACCTCAGCTATCGGAGGTCTTGCCTACGCCGGAATTCCAGTCACACATCGTGATTTTGCTTCAAGTTTCCACGTGATTACCGGGCATTTGAAAAAAGGGCGCGATCCACTCGATTGGGAAGCACTTGCGCGACTTGAAGGTACGCTCGTTTTTCTGATGGGAATGACAAATTTGCCTAATATTTGCGCGAATCTACTTGAAAATGGTCGCAAAGCAGAAACGGGTGTTGCCATTGTGCAATGGGCATCGCGCGGCAAACAATTAACCGTTACAGGGAACTTACAAACCATCGAGCAAAAAGTGGCCGAATCCGGGATTTCCTCCCCAGCGCTTATCGTTGTTGGTGATGTGGTGAGCTTACGACCACAATTGAACTTTTTTGAAGAAATGCCACTTTTCCATACGAAAGTGTTACTCCCGAGAGCACGCGCCGGAAAAAGTATGCTCGCGGAACAAATTCGCGATTTAGGCGGAGAAGTAACCATGTATCCCAATATTCAAGTATTGGATAAGACGCCAACGAAAACGAAAGAAGCGTTGTGCAAGGTAAGCGAATTACTTTTCACCTCCAAAGAAGCCGTAGAACGATTTTTTGACTATTTAGCAACACTTGATTTAGATATTCGTTCGTTAAAAAACACCCATCTAACTGCTATCGGCAAGCAAACAAAAGAAGCATTTAACGAAAAAGGAATTATTCCAGATAGCTTTATTAAGAGGCGGAGCACGGAATTGATTTTAGAGCATCTAGCACGATTCCAAAACAATGCGAGCAACTTAATTATTGGAAGCGTGGTTGATACAGCGGAAGTTAGTGCGATTTTATCTGAAGTGGGAGCACTCGAAATGATGCCACTATACGATATGCGCCCAGTGACCGAGCGCCCATTTGACCTCGCAAGCTTTGAGCAAGTTTGTTTCTCTAGTTCACGTTCCGTCCAAAACCTACTTGATGTACTAACAACCGAAGAAAAAGCCATTTTACAAACGAAAACGATTTTATCCATTGGAAGATTCACAAGCGCAACCTTGCAATCATTCGGCATTACCAATTTTATAGAAGCCGAAGCAGCCACACCAGAGAGCTTAATCGAACTAATCCAAAAAACAAAAGTAGAAGGAGTACCGCAATGA
- a CDS encoding sirohydrochlorin cobaltochelatase: MKKAILVVSFGTSYPETREKTIEACEKRVAQEFPDYTVFRAFTSNKIIKKLKTRDNMHINTPSQALNQLKELGYKEVIIQSLHIISGGEFEKITAQVEKFKPDFDSIIVSQPLLDSKEDYEKAIEAIRHQMPPLKEQEALILMGHGSKHHAFSAYACLDHMLLNEPIYLCAVESYPGLDQVIERLQQAKIKKAHLMPFMLVAGDHATNDMASDDDDSWKSTLEQAGIQTECHLQGLGENELIQAQFIEHIHTAIERVNARG; this comes from the coding sequence ATGAAAAAAGCTATTTTAGTCGTTAGTTTTGGTACTAGTTATCCCGAAACAAGAGAAAAAACCATAGAAGCGTGCGAAAAACGCGTAGCTCAAGAATTCCCAGATTACACGGTATTTCGCGCATTTACCTCTAATAAAATTATAAAAAAACTAAAAACACGCGACAATATGCATATCAACACACCAAGCCAAGCCCTAAACCAACTAAAAGAATTAGGCTATAAAGAAGTCATCATTCAGTCACTACATATTATTAGCGGTGGTGAATTTGAAAAAATCACTGCTCAAGTGGAAAAATTCAAGCCTGACTTTGACTCCATCATCGTTAGCCAACCGCTGCTTGATTCGAAGGAAGATTACGAAAAAGCGATCGAAGCGATTCGTCACCAAATGCCTCCTTTGAAAGAACAAGAAGCGTTAATTCTTATGGGCCACGGATCGAAACACCATGCTTTCAGCGCCTATGCTTGCCTTGACCACATGCTATTAAATGAACCAATCTATCTTTGTGCCGTAGAAAGTTATCCTGGGTTGGATCAAGTAATTGAACGATTGCAACAAGCCAAAATCAAGAAAGCCCATTTAATGCCATTTATGCTCGTAGCAGGAGATCATGCGACGAACGATATGGCCTCTGATGACGATGATTCTTGGAAAAGTACGCTAGAACAAGCCGGCATCCAAACCGAATGCCACTTACAAGGTTTAGGTGAGAACGAACTCATCCAAGCCCAATTTATCGAACATATCCACACAGCAATAGAGAGGGTGAATGCACGTGGCTAA
- a CDS encoding cobalt-factor II C(20)-methyltransferase, whose protein sequence is MAKFYGIGTGPGDSNLVTMEAAERLGKLAILYTPQPKKGGESLAKKIVGPYLKDTLIVKERHFPMSYNKEEKMLAWKAIAEEVKRDVQNGHDVGFITLGDPMIYSTYSYLLELLKGEIETVTLAGISSFSNIASKIELPLVMDEESFAVIPVTAGAEKIEQALTLFDTVVFMKAASNLPLLTTLLKKLNLLDAAVVVSDVAMATEKITYGMQDINPEDKMSYFTTIIVKKRREQYK, encoded by the coding sequence GTGGCTAAGTTTTACGGCATTGGCACAGGACCAGGCGATAGCAACCTAGTCACAATGGAAGCCGCAGAACGCCTTGGAAAGTTAGCGATTCTCTACACCCCCCAACCGAAAAAAGGCGGCGAAAGTTTAGCCAAGAAAATCGTCGGTCCATATTTAAAAGATACGCTAATCGTCAAAGAACGCCATTTTCCAATGAGTTATAACAAAGAGGAAAAAATGCTGGCGTGGAAGGCGATTGCGGAAGAAGTTAAAAGAGATGTACAAAATGGACATGACGTTGGCTTCATCACGCTAGGAGATCCAATGATTTACAGCACCTACAGCTATTTGCTAGAACTGCTAAAAGGGGAAATTGAAACCGTCACGCTAGCCGGTATTTCCTCCTTCTCTAATATCGCCTCTAAAATTGAATTACCGCTTGTAATGGATGAGGAAAGTTTTGCCGTCATCCCCGTAACAGCAGGCGCTGAAAAAATCGAACAAGCGCTCACATTATTTGATACTGTTGTTTTCATGAAAGCAGCAAGCAATTTGCCCCTTCTTACGACATTACTAAAAAAACTGAATTTGCTTGATGCAGCAGTTGTAGTAAGCGATGTTGCCATGGCGACAGAAAAAATCACTTATGGCATGCAAGACATAAATCCAGAAGATAAAATGTCATACTTTACCACGATTATCGTGAAAAAAAGAAGGGAGCAATACAAATGA
- a CDS encoding energy-coupling factor ABC transporter permease, with protein sequence MHIMEGFLPVKWAVFWLIVFIPFLVLGLMRIRKLIALDKNNKLLLALCAAFIFVLSALKIPSVTGSCSHPTGVGLATVMFGPLVVSVLGVIVLLFQALLLAHGGITTLGANAMSMAVIGPMVGFVVYKLARKLNCNKSVSIFLCAMTADLATYLTTSVQLGVVFPDPASGMMASILKFMAIFCVTQVPIAIAEGLLTVVMYNLISKNLPEKVAQLR encoded by the coding sequence ATGCATATTATGGAGGGTTTTTTACCAGTTAAATGGGCGGTTTTTTGGCTAATTGTTTTTATCCCGTTCTTAGTTCTCGGTTTAATGCGCATTCGTAAATTAATTGCCCTAGATAAAAATAATAAATTACTATTAGCATTATGCGCGGCCTTTATCTTTGTACTTTCGGCACTCAAAATCCCATCAGTTACAGGATCTTGTTCTCATCCGACTGGTGTTGGTCTTGCAACCGTTATGTTTGGCCCACTCGTTGTCAGCGTGCTAGGTGTGATTGTCTTGCTTTTCCAAGCGTTACTACTTGCGCACGGCGGCATTACAACTCTTGGTGCAAACGCAATGTCAATGGCTGTAATCGGCCCAATGGTCGGTTTCGTCGTGTACAAATTAGCTCGTAAATTAAACTGCAATAAAAGTGTTTCGATTTTCCTTTGTGCGATGACAGCTGACTTGGCAACCTATCTCACCACCAGCGTCCAACTTGGAGTCGTTTTCCCAGATCCAGCATCCGGCATGATGGCTTCCATCCTAAAATTCATGGCGATTTTCTGTGTAACACAAGTTCCAATCGCAATTGCAGAAGGCTTACTA